One Pectobacterium colocasium DNA segment encodes these proteins:
- a CDS encoding O-fucosyltransferase family protein — translation MKTLFLKRTGGGLNNQKMIFLALLIEAIEKKSPIALPYFINFIANKSKKSLKDKVYFSYIYKFFHRDIDLFTVFDKKSMDAFFEKYNIKINNYITSRYTGKKLNPDKLFFKGESIVNEFIKNQNYEYRNIVIDFFKYLTPSKYMEDKIEYFISHAHPYDAVCQLRIESDWPLDIEDSWKKKPSEVNSTPLERCNHIFSKIKKTLPSLNTLYITYDKSALTCSFEDIKKLAKDRFGFNLKEKHSAVNDEFNPKNSLEASIIDFEIAARSSIFIGTDMSTFTSISAVTKFCRDGHPPKDRYLYNLPGKNLVPDEKF, via the coding sequence ATGAAGACACTATTTCTAAAAAGAACTGGTGGTGGATTGAACAATCAAAAAATGATCTTTCTTGCCCTATTAATTGAAGCCATAGAAAAAAAATCTCCCATAGCACTTCCTTACTTCATTAATTTTATCGCTAATAAAAGCAAAAAGAGTTTGAAAGATAAAGTTTATTTTTCTTACATATATAAATTCTTTCATAGAGATATAGATCTATTCACAGTATTCGATAAGAAATCAATGGATGCTTTCTTCGAAAAGTACAATATAAAAATAAACAACTATATCACCTCTCGATATACAGGAAAAAAACTCAATCCTGACAAACTATTTTTCAAAGGCGAATCTATCGTCAACGAATTTATAAAAAATCAGAACTATGAATATAGAAATATAGTAATCGATTTTTTTAAATATTTGACACCATCTAAATATATGGAAGATAAGATAGAGTATTTTATTTCGCACGCACATCCATATGATGCTGTTTGTCAACTACGAATAGAAAGTGATTGGCCGTTAGACATTGAAGACTCATGGAAAAAAAAACCCAGTGAGGTTAACTCAACACCGTTAGAACGTTGCAATCACATATTTAGTAAAATAAAAAAAACCTTACCCTCTCTAAACACACTTTATATTACTTATGATAAAAGTGCTCTAACCTGCTCATTCGAGGATATAAAAAAACTAGCAAAAGATAGGTTCGGATTCAACTTAAAAGAAAAACATTCAGCGGTTAATGATGAATTCAATCCTAAAAATTCATTAGAGGCCTCAATTATTGATTTTGAAATTGCAGCACGTAGTAGTATATTTATCGGGACGGACATGTCTACATTTACATCAATATCAGCAGTGACCAAGTTTTGCCGAGATGGGCATCCACCTAAAGATAGGTATTTATATAACCTACCTGGGAAGAATTTAGTTCCCGATGAAAAATTTTAA
- the waaO gene encoding lipopolysaccharide 3-alpha-galactosyltransferase: protein MYFSSQGIIKRKISFTHPLTENSESDTLNIAYGIDKNFMFGCAISAASILLHNPDINFSFHIFTDSLNDDEEQKFRALSTQYNAEINIYIVDCDELKSLPSTKNWSYATYFRFVIADLLYPEIETLLYIDADIVCKGSLHELLGIEFNNNIAAVIAEEDKVWWEKRANALDEPGINVGYFNAGFLYINLAQWQKNDISSQAMSLLADDKVKSKISYLDQDILNILLIDKMIWLDKKYNTQYSINYELSTPKPVNPIKDDTVMIHYIGPTKPWHQWAEHYACTEYFLDAKSASPWNQSPLLQATTTSNMRYCAKHQFHNNFVFFGIFSYFKYFYRKILSK, encoded by the coding sequence ATGTATTTTTCATCGCAAGGTATTATAAAAAGAAAAATTTCATTTACTCATCCCTTAACGGAAAATTCAGAATCCGATACGCTAAATATTGCTTACGGTATTGATAAAAACTTTATGTTTGGCTGCGCCATTTCAGCAGCATCAATCTTGCTTCATAATCCTGACATCAACTTTTCATTTCATATATTCACCGATTCATTAAATGATGATGAAGAGCAGAAATTTCGAGCCCTTAGCACTCAATATAATGCAGAAATTAATATTTATATTGTAGATTGTGATGAATTGAAATCACTGCCCAGCACCAAAAACTGGTCTTATGCAACCTACTTTCGCTTTGTGATTGCCGATTTGCTTTACCCGGAAATTGAAACACTTCTTTATATCGATGCCGATATTGTTTGCAAAGGTTCATTACACGAGCTGTTAGGAATCGAATTCAACAACAACATTGCGGCAGTGATTGCAGAAGAAGATAAGGTTTGGTGGGAAAAACGAGCCAATGCACTTGATGAGCCAGGAATCAATGTAGGGTACTTTAATGCTGGTTTCCTATATATCAATCTCGCACAATGGCAAAAAAACGATATTAGTTCGCAGGCTATGTCGCTTCTTGCCGATGATAAAGTAAAGTCAAAAATATCTTATCTTGATCAAGACATATTGAATATCTTACTTATAGATAAAATGATATGGCTTGATAAAAAGTACAACACACAATATAGCATTAATTATGAACTTAGTACGCCTAAGCCAGTCAACCCTATAAAGGATGACACAGTTATGATTCATTATATCGGGCCGACAAAACCCTGGCATCAATGGGCTGAACATTATGCTTGCACGGAGTATTTTTTAGATGCCAAAAGCGCATCACCGTGGAATCAGTCTCCCTTACTGCAAGCAACAACCACGAGTAATATGAGATATTGTGCTAAACATCAGTTTCATAATAATTTCGTTTTTTTTGGGATATTCAGCTATTTTAAATATTTTTATAGAAAGATTTTATCAAAATAA
- a CDS encoding glycosyltransferase family 2 protein — protein MLINAIVVIYNSALMESQTIKAIFNSNQNDITLNIIIWNNGPNLLKDEDIDDYISECKTRKISTIIYQDIRNISLSKIYNLIIEKEPFDFFAILDQDTKISTDFFSNILENKEYELICPAIYLENNNNQLDSPVYSNSLEIIPSGDFNANHMLTCGSGIAISHSLCEKVINKYGFMFDEAYAFYLADHSFLFNLNDFNFIKGKCVGKIHHNLSGYGINYKKMKETAKLEHGLALILRRVHKQKKTNIVKNLFHALKFSIKSRCSYKSTLKIVSCALTGNHPRSKYSIEKNKEPTVMFKL, from the coding sequence ATGTTGATAAATGCAATTGTTGTTATATATAACTCAGCACTTATGGAATCACAAACCATAAAGGCAATATTTAATTCCAACCAGAACGATATTACATTAAATATCATCATATGGAACAACGGACCTAATCTATTAAAAGATGAAGATATAGATGATTACATATCGGAGTGTAAAACTAGAAAAATATCGACGATTATTTATCAAGACATAAGAAATATTTCTTTAAGCAAGATCTACAATTTAATTATAGAAAAAGAACCCTTTGATTTTTTTGCTATATTAGATCAAGATACAAAGATATCTACAGATTTTTTCTCTAATATTTTGGAAAACAAAGAATACGAATTAATCTGCCCAGCAATATATTTAGAAAATAATAATAATCAACTTGACTCTCCGGTTTATAGTAATTCATTAGAAATTATTCCCTCCGGTGATTTTAACGCTAATCATATGTTAACTTGTGGCTCAGGGATTGCCATTTCCCACTCGCTATGTGAAAAAGTAATAAACAAGTATGGCTTCATGTTTGATGAGGCATATGCATTTTACTTGGCAGATCATAGTTTTTTATTTAATCTGAATGACTTCAATTTTATAAAAGGAAAGTGCGTAGGTAAAATACACCATAATCTATCTGGTTATGGGATAAATTATAAAAAAATGAAAGAAACTGCAAAATTAGAGCATGGACTCGCACTAATTTTAAGAAGAGTGCACAAACAGAAAAAAACCAATATAGTGAAAAATCTTTTTCATGCTCTGAAATTTTCTATAAAATCTCGCTGTAGTTACAAAAGCACTTTAAAAATTGTCTCTTGTGCATTAACCGGAAATCACCCGAGGTCTAAATATAGTATCGAAAAAAACAAAGAGCCAACGGTAATGTTTAAATTATAG